A single genomic interval of bacterium harbors:
- a CDS encoding YidC/Oxa1 family membrane protein insertase, with protein MDKRSNYLTILLVTFIVMIGAQIFFTGGKKVQKDPRGAEKVLIDIQTYKNSGQWKKVQYQTQNVMLKDFANTPQAPQALLIEADAIKDHTKVYKTDARRYKDFYNVVKVYQQLKKSYPESIEWKIIGATRLTELTNQIDKHNESLPGYVILGIQLPNQYKVMDMLVGLTNKVPWFSYTFAMLLLAIIVRILLYPLSHLQFKSMKEMAKVQPIMKELQQKFKGEELNKKIMQMYKEHNVNPAMGCFSMLTIMLQIPFFIWVYGAIRQYEFQFTKGTFLWIGSGFSHQFPAFLGANLGVQDVPLLLIYSVTMYISQRLMVMDPAQAEQQKTTSLVMSGVFLVMMFQWALPSAFVLYWIFLNVLQTMQQRQYMLPKTNGEAAIVNTATTEPGSNGKDKQTIEPNDEKNDKNDVTARIHAKKRKNK; from the coding sequence ATGGATAAACGCAGTAATTATTTAACAATACTCTTAGTCACGTTCATTGTGATGATAGGAGCGCAAATATTCTTTACCGGCGGCAAGAAAGTCCAAAAGGACCCACGCGGCGCTGAAAAAGTGCTGATTGATATTCAAACTTATAAAAATAGTGGCCAATGGAAAAAAGTACAGTATCAGACTCAGAATGTAATGCTGAAGGACTTCGCCAACACCCCCCAAGCCCCCCAAGCGCTTCTTATTGAAGCTGACGCTATCAAAGATCACACCAAAGTTTATAAAACGGACGCTAGGCGATATAAAGATTTTTACAACGTTGTTAAAGTCTATCAACAGCTCAAGAAAAGCTATCCGGAATCCATTGAATGGAAAATCATCGGGGCGACTCGACTGACAGAGCTAACCAACCAAATCGACAAGCATAATGAAAGTTTGCCTGGCTATGTAATATTAGGCATTCAATTACCCAATCAGTACAAGGTAATGGACATGCTCGTCGGGTTGACGAACAAAGTTCCTTGGTTCAGTTACACCTTTGCGATGCTGCTTTTAGCTATTATTGTCCGAATTTTGCTCTATCCCCTAAGCCACCTTCAGTTTAAATCGATGAAGGAAATGGCAAAAGTACAACCGATCATGAAGGAACTGCAGCAAAAGTTCAAAGGGGAAGAACTAAATAAGAAAATCATGCAGATGTATAAGGAGCATAACGTCAACCCTGCGATGGGCTGTTTCTCGATGCTCACTATCATGCTGCAAATCCCTTTCTTTATCTGGGTCTATGGAGCAATTCGCCAATATGAGTTCCAGTTCACAAAAGGCACGTTCCTTTGGATTGGAAGTGGGTTTTCACATCAATTCCCTGCGTTTTTAGGCGCTAACCTTGGAGTGCAGGATGTTCCGCTCTTGCTGATATATTCAGTAACAATGTATATTTCCCAGCGCTTAATGGTAATGGATCCGGCTCAAGCGGAGCAACAAAAAACCACCTCATTAGTCATGAGCGGTGTTTTCCTTGTAATGATGTTCCAATGGGCGTTGCCCTCCGCATTTGTGTTGTATTGGATCTTCTTGAATGTACTTCAGACAATGCAGCAACGACAATATATGCTCCCAAAGACAAATGGCGAGGCTGCAATAGTGAACACCGCTACCACTGAACCTGGTTCAAATGGAAAAGATAAACAAACCATTGAGCCAAATGATGAAAAGAATGACAAGAATGACGTTACAGCAAGAATTCATGCAAAAAAGAGAAAAAACAAGTAA
- a CDS encoding TrkA C-terminal domain-containing protein translates to MAESIRALLSEQALTLFAIITIGLFVGKLRFRGFSLGASGVLFAGMVFGHYQLIVPTIIRDVGLLLFVYAVGLQVGPRFLRLIRQTGWQYGAIALAISSVAAGVTIALARSYHLDYALATGLFTGATTCTPALAAGIDLLNKTSASTAAQGAISVGYGIAYPFSMLGTVLLIQIMPKLLGRNAKIDAEKWETDSYHLTPQIRSSQFEVANPAVVGKTMHEVNVDRMIDVNISRIRRGSKVFPLTPSTLLELGDILMAVGPTPELDKLSILIGPETSATMDINPDLVSRDIDITSSEVEGKALQTLKVWENLGVVITRVRRQGIEVTPSGCFVLEVGDNVRAVGLTTDVDNFAKWAGAEERRLEETNLLSLALGLALGIALGSIQIHFPTGTIKLGAAGGSFIVALLMGHFGRIGPLRVYVPPAANVFARDIGLTMFLAGAGTTAGQHFVEVVRSSGATLLLISAAITVSAWLTALLIMAVWRKFNVLATMGVTSAGMTNPPALAAASNQANSELITLSYAAAYPVALIAKIIFAQLMLQILSR, encoded by the coding sequence TTGGCCGAATCGATTCGTGCGCTTCTATCTGAGCAGGCTTTAACTCTGTTTGCCATTATTACTATTGGTTTATTTGTTGGCAAACTGCGATTTCGTGGATTTTCACTTGGAGCGTCAGGCGTTCTATTTGCCGGAATGGTTTTTGGGCACTATCAATTGATAGTGCCAACGATTATCCGTGATGTCGGTCTTCTTTTGTTTGTCTATGCAGTCGGGTTACAAGTAGGTCCTCGGTTTTTAAGGCTAATTCGACAAACCGGATGGCAATATGGCGCTATCGCATTAGCCATTTCTTCTGTGGCTGCGGGGGTTACGATTGCGTTGGCTCGGAGTTATCATCTTGATTACGCTTTAGCGACTGGACTTTTTACAGGAGCGACCACCTGTACTCCTGCGCTTGCTGCAGGTATCGACCTTCTCAACAAGACTTCAGCTTCTACCGCCGCTCAGGGGGCTATTTCAGTAGGATATGGTATCGCCTATCCCTTCAGCATGTTGGGAACAGTGCTATTAATTCAAATCATGCCCAAGCTATTAGGACGAAACGCCAAGATTGATGCTGAAAAGTGGGAGACAGATAGCTATCACTTAACCCCCCAAATTAGATCGTCTCAATTCGAGGTTGCCAATCCCGCTGTCGTTGGAAAGACTATGCATGAAGTCAATGTCGACCGCATGATCGATGTGAATATATCGCGAATTCGGCGTGGTAGTAAAGTGTTTCCGCTTACCCCTTCTACGCTGTTGGAATTGGGGGATATCTTGATGGCAGTTGGCCCTACGCCTGAGCTTGATAAGTTAAGCATTTTAATCGGTCCGGAAACCAGCGCTACCATGGATATTAATCCTGATCTGGTATCACGAGATATCGATATCACTTCCAGCGAAGTTGAAGGTAAGGCGCTTCAAACATTGAAGGTGTGGGAAAACTTAGGGGTAGTTATCACTCGTGTCAGGCGGCAAGGGATTGAAGTCACGCCTAGCGGATGCTTCGTTCTTGAAGTTGGCGATAACGTGCGTGCTGTTGGTTTGACTACAGATGTGGATAATTTTGCAAAATGGGCTGGAGCCGAGGAAAGGCGTCTTGAGGAAACGAATCTTCTATCGCTCGCTTTAGGCCTTGCGCTTGGAATAGCATTAGGTTCAATACAGATTCACTTTCCCACTGGCACAATCAAACTCGGAGCTGCCGGTGGCTCGTTTATCGTTGCTCTCTTGATGGGACATTTTGGCCGCATCGGACCTCTTCGTGTATATGTGCCTCCTGCAGCGAATGTTTTCGCCCGTGATATTGGTTTAACGATGTTTCTAGCAGGCGCAGGAACGACGGCCGGTCAGCATTTTGTTGAGGTAGTTCGTTCTTCCGGCGCAACACTGCTTCTAATAAGTGCTGCGATAACAGTGAGCGCCTGGTTAACCGCTTTATTAATCATGGCTGTATGGCGCAAGTTCAACGTTTTAGCAACGATGGGCGTCACGTCTGCCGGTATGACTAATCCCCCCGCCCTAGCGGCAGCGTCCAATCAAGCTAACTCAGAGTTAATTACTCTCTCCTACGCCGCCGCCTACCCCGTAGCCCTAATCGCCAAAATCATCTTTGCCCAACTTATGTTGCAAATATTGAGTAGGTAG
- the rpmH gene encoding 50S ribosomal protein L34 — MKRTYQPNNRHRHKTHGFLVRMETKDGRNVLRRRRLRGRHLIAVDCSNGRHRRVG, encoded by the coding sequence ATGAAACGAACTTATCAACCAAATAACCGACATCGACATAAAACGCACGGGTTCCTTGTACGAATGGAAACCAAAGACGGGCGTAATGTGCTGCGACGACGCCGTCTGAGAGGACGCCATCTTATCGCTGTCGATTGCTCTAACGGGCGACATCGTAGGGTTGGTTAA
- the yidD gene encoding membrane protein insertion efficiency factor YidD: protein MGRTIAVWLIRLYQRLSHFTPRVCRFQPSCSEYAAQAITRYGFLKGTRMGIWRILRCNPFNPGGSDPVL from the coding sequence ATGGGACGCACAATCGCAGTTTGGTTGATACGCTTATATCAGCGACTATCACATTTCACTCCCCGCGTTTGCAGATTTCAGCCATCATGTTCTGAATACGCCGCACAAGCTATTACACGCTATGGTTTTTTAAAAGGTACACGAATGGGAATATGGCGAATTCTACGCTGTAACCCATTTAATCCTGGGGGCTCCGATCCCGTACTTTAA
- a CDS encoding carboxypeptidase-like regulatory domain-containing protein — MHKLWVLFVIISISLLVGCGGGGGGGGGGGGTPTVQSVTIAATPSATVYATGAAAQFTATVHMSDGSTLTNPVIGWAVDSAAGTINSSSGSFTATNNLQGSLSQVGVVTATYLGVTGKSLVTVTNSSFIIITGTVRDELGSALSGVKLIFVNSSGKITGGALSGSNGLFQVPVVSGTAYLYVGSKPDTVHWEFKYSLRGNKNYQPTANCWMAIINDLGQPVINPVTGGDIGILSFYLYKDGFPTQIPEDCDYPSN, encoded by the coding sequence ATGCATAAATTATGGGTTTTGTTTGTTATTATATCAATCTCCCTCCTCGTTGGTTGTGGCGGCGGCGGTGGAGGTGGTGGTGGCGGCGGTGGTACCCCAACAGTACAAAGTGTCACCATTGCAGCAACCCCAAGCGCTACCGTTTACGCGACTGGAGCTGCCGCACAATTTACGGCAACCGTACATATGTCCGATGGGTCAACTTTAACCAATCCTGTGATAGGGTGGGCAGTTGATTCTGCGGCAGGTACGATAAATTCGAGTTCAGGCAGCTTTACTGCTACAAATAATTTGCAGGGCAGCCTTTCGCAAGTCGGAGTAGTGACAGCCACTTATCTAGGGGTGACAGGGAAGTCCCTTGTTACTGTGACCAACAGCTCGTTTATTATAATCACTGGGACAGTTAGAGATGAGTTGGGTTCTGCACTGTCAGGCGTGAAGCTCATCTTTGTGAATTCAAGCGGTAAGATAACCGGTGGTGCCTTGTCCGGTTCTAACGGCCTCTTCCAAGTTCCTGTCGTTAGTGGTACGGCTTACCTTTATGTTGGTTCAAAGCCTGATACCGTGCATTGGGAATTTAAATACTCACTTCGCGGCAATAAAAACTATCAACCAACTGCCAACTGCTGGATGGCGATTATTAACGATCTGGGACAGCCTGTGATAAATCCTGTTACAGGTGGCGATATAGGCATCCTTTCGTTCTACCTATACAAAGACGGATTCCCAACGCAAATTCCTGAAGACTGCGATTATCCCTCAAACTAA
- the rnpA gene encoding ribonuclease P protein component, translated as MLPHSARLTERRSFERVYQSGIYYVAPAVTLHVLKKDAAEPTKTGVVASRKLGVIARRNRQKRRIRAICRALLHSIKPGYDLVWVARPALIEINAERLARQMRTLLKQGSVLSEAVDG; from the coding sequence TTGCTGCCACACTCGGCACGCCTAACTGAACGGCGTAGTTTTGAGCGAGTTTACCAAAGCGGAATCTATTACGTAGCTCCGGCAGTGACATTGCATGTTCTTAAAAAGGATGCCGCAGAACCGACGAAAACAGGGGTTGTTGCGAGTCGAAAGTTAGGCGTCATCGCACGACGAAACCGTCAAAAAAGACGGATTCGTGCTATTTGCAGAGCGTTATTACATTCTATAAAGCCAGGCTATGACCTGGTATGGGTAGCGCGCCCCGCATTGATTGAAATTAATGCAGAGCGGTTGGCCCGACAGATGAGGACGCTCCTAAAGCAAGGAAGCGTGCTATCGGAAGCGGTGGACGGCTAG